The Deltaproteobacteria bacterium IMCC39524 DNA segment ATGTCACGATAATAGGCGTAGTCCATGCGCCAGTTGCTGAACCATGACGAATTCTTCAGAAATTCTTTTTCGCTGAGAGCTCCTGCCGTCCATTGATCCAAAGTCTCTTGTTGGCCGGTGTTGAACATCTCCATACCGAGGCTGAGCTGGCCGGGATAACGTTCCGCCATGGCTTTGAGAACCTCGAGCTCCAGGCGATGGGCTGCTGGGTTGTCATGAGTTTCCCCGACGTAGACAATTCGAACATCGGTTATTGCGGCCTGCATCTGTTCAGCGCTGACTTTGACACCGGTGGGCAGATGATAAATATCTCCGACCTCAGGTTTTGCTGGTGGATAGGGAGCTTCAGAATTGCCGAGCGGTTGTTGAGTCATAGTGCAGGCCGTCAGGGTAAGAAGGGTTAACGTGCAAATGAGAGGTGAAAAGTTAATACGCATATTCATGTTCTCTTCCGTTTATGGCTGACATAATTGTCTGGGTTCAGGTAGTGAACAACTAAACCATACATCATCATCATGCCCAAGGGAATTGGATTTATAGCCGTCTCTGTGCTTGTTTTTCTGTTGACAAAGGATACAGATTAGAGAGAAAAGTGCAGATTGATATTTGACTTCTGAATACCGGGCTCTCAAGTATGAACCCAAAGGAGTTTCTAAATGAGTAAAGTACTGATTATTGGTGCCGGTGGCGTTGGCGGTGTTGTCGTTCATAAATGCGCTCAACGCCCTGATATCTTCTCTTCTATCACTCTGGCCTCACGCACCAGGTCCAAGTGTGATGCGATCGCGGCAGAGATCAAAGGTGCCGTGATTAAAACGGCCCAGGTTGATGCGGATAATGTTCCAGAACTGACAGCGTTAATTCGCCAGGAAAAGCCGAAACTGGTAATCAACGTAGCGCTTCCGTATCAGGATTTAACGATTATGGATGCCTGCCTGGAAGCAGGGGTCGATTATCTCGATACGGCCAACTACGAGCCTCTCGATACAGCCAAGTTCGAGTACCGCTGGCAGTGGGATTACCAGGAACGTTTTCGTGAAAAAGGGCTGATGGCTCTGCTCGGCAGCGGCTTTGATCCGGGTATGACCAATGTTTATACGGCTCTGGCCGCAAAAAACTACCTCGATGAAGTTCAGGAAATTGACATAATAGACGCCAACGCCGGTGATCACGGCCAACCCTTCGCCACCAATTTCAACCCTGAGATCAATATACGCGAAGTGACCGCTGCCTGTCGTCACTGGGAAAATGGCAACTGGGTGGAGACCGGGGCGCTGGCGACCAAGCGGACCTTCGATTTTCCAGAAGGTGTCGGGCCGATGAACATCTATCGCATGTACCACGAAGAGATGGAGTCGTTGGTCAAGCATATCCCGACCATCAAAAAGGCCCAGTTCTGGATGACCTTTTCCGATAACTACCTCAAGCATCTCGAAGTGCTGCAGAATGTCGGAATGACGCGTATCGATGAGGTTGAGTACAATGGTCAGAAAATCGTACCTTTGCAGTTTCTTAAAGCGGTCCTCCCTGACCCCGGCTCGCTCGGCCCGTTAACCAAGGGCTGCACCTGTATTGGCGTGATTGCCCGGGGCCTCAAGGATGGCCAGCGCAAGCAGGTCTATATCTACAATATTTGTGATCATGAAAAGTGCTATGCAGAGGTCAACTCCCAGGCGATTAGTTATACAACGGGTGTACCGGCGGTCGTCGGTG contains these protein-coding regions:
- a CDS encoding saccharopine dehydrogenase family protein, with the translated sequence MSKVLIIGAGGVGGVVVHKCAQRPDIFSSITLASRTRSKCDAIAAEIKGAVIKTAQVDADNVPELTALIRQEKPKLVINVALPYQDLTIMDACLEAGVDYLDTANYEPLDTAKFEYRWQWDYQERFREKGLMALLGSGFDPGMTNVYTALAAKNYLDEVQEIDIIDANAGDHGQPFATNFNPEINIREVTAACRHWENGNWVETGALATKRTFDFPEGVGPMNIYRMYHEEMESLVKHIPTIKKAQFWMTFSDNYLKHLEVLQNVGMTRIDEVEYNGQKIVPLQFLKAVLPDPGSLGPLTKGCTCIGVIARGLKDGQRKQVYIYNICDHEKCYAEVNSQAISYTTGVPAVVGGIMMLTGKWHKPGVWNMEQFDPQPFLDEVGPMGLPHVVVEGGDWPVL